The following coding sequences lie in one Panicum virgatum strain AP13 chromosome 6N, P.virgatum_v5, whole genome shotgun sequence genomic window:
- the LOC120679196 gene encoding uncharacterized protein LOC120679196, whose protein sequence is MDRHLQHQLSTTMSDDGDHTCPLCAEEMDITDQQLKPCKCGYDICVWCWHHIIDMAEKEEIEGRCPACRTPYDKDRIVKMAATCERTVAEKNAEKKHKTQKVKPKAVAAAAATTSSIEAKKHLAGVRVIQRNLVYIVGLPAHLCHESVLERREYFGQYGKVLKVSVSRPTGPPSQQASANNNINVYITYAKEEEAIRCIQAVHNFVLEGKVLRACFGTTKYCHAWLRNMTCGNPDCLYLHEVGVQEDSFTKDEVISAYTRTRVPQMASSVSQRRAGTVLPPPADDFSYSAVVSAKHTIKNGTLNTNHQPRLSPPNSSSGRSTLPPASSWGHRDLNARTTANGVTSTQSQTKSKSEPQINSFSSSSTIASTIIPSSWNDDTSTAPKMSEGRQVSEQDSASKTIEPYKPGIVKESHSLSSLDIDFSTIPSAWNDDDIVVSDDMSKGSEEIQAAKENGKLTHLASKSPISPKKDLTMNITSKHPSDFASDLAISKSDVKTGDGDSSVAKITPKSPTSADVNCQTCLAADEKILEDIGPRETDIEKLSVQISLVKLNGNDEVHHMAGNQNHQPDAIPCTSVIVPIGQNFDRGQSHMKLDELLHSENKDMVLSSQYGSDNHLDWTSKQQSCSATSLNDIENSTAITDKLHSRLMDGSDQPSYSSFAGFSKTLGTSLWNDTESNPTLMIGTRTSSQMQCGFSSIDKPRALLNGDQDGRGTVYAPGNVSGHPGMGSHQPGAMGSVRSGSVGSYDKTISVNKDESRIISDMFSSEFNLWDDSFSPANNFVRMLRESENNDVPSTVPSWKSGSGSRESRFSFARQDNQGHLDSSLRNCASDQNFSLLPQISQGNFYQNGCAFQSLENDPSNNNSLAMSDMATTGSSRSKISAPPGFSAPARVPPPGFSSGFPSQDGLNPPPGFSSGISSLEVSKTPLRLTSPFSSGLSSQDGPNPPSRTFSAFSSGLSLQDGPNHPSRFPSAFTSGFSSRDGSNQVYGSMYPETLLRDNALGGNSNHYQVPFGRHTNDIEFNDPAILAVGKGRMPGTGDSGLEMKSTHAFPAHLQTSNNDPRFQLRMQPNVQSHQNLRFTDHMHDAFNPMNDNYLASRFLQQSHGPVSPYAQMPQQPRNSQLTNGHLDGWSDLRQGNNNLMSDMSRMLYPSEVNNLHMLGSNDIYTRAFGM, encoded by the exons ATGGATCGCCACCTGCAACATCAACTCAG TACTACCATGAGCGATGATGGAGACCATACCTGCCCGCTCTGTGCCGAGGAGATGGACATCACTGACCAGCAGCTCAAGCCATGCAAATGCGGATATGAT ATTTGTGTCTGGTGCTGGCACCATATCATAGACATGGCTGAGAAGGAGGAGATAGAGGGCCGTTGCCCTGCATGTCGCACTCCCTACGACAAGGACAGGATTGTCAAAATGGCTGCCACTTGTGAGAG GACGGTGGCAGAGAAAAATGCAGAGAAGAAGCACAAGACCCAAAAGGTTAAGCCaaaggcggtggcggcagcagcagcaacaacttcTAGCATAGAAGCTAAGAAGCATCTGGCTGGTGTCAGGGTTATCCAGAGGAATCTGGTGTACATAGTTGGACTACCTGCACATTTGTGCCATGAGAGT GTTCTTGAGCGTAGGGAATACTTTGGACAATATGGGAAAGTTTTGAAGGTTTCAGTTTCCCGTCCTACTGGACCTCCTTCCCAGCAGGCATCAGCAAACAACAATATTAATGT ATATATTACTTATGCCAAAGAAGAGGAGGCCATCCGTTGTATTCAAGCTGTACACAATTTTGTTTTGGAAGGGAAAGTTTTAAG AGCATGCTTTGGTACTACGAAATATTGCCATGCATGGCTGCGGAACATG ACATGTGGGAATCCAGATTGTCTCTATTTGCATGAAGTAGGTGTTCAGGAGgatagtttcactaaagatgaggTCATCTCAGCATATACGAG GACTAGGGTCCCCCAGATGGCATCCAGTGTTTCGCAAAGACGTGCAGGCACTGTACTGCCTCCTCCAGCTGATGATTTCTCTTACAGTGCGGTGGTATCAGCCAAGCATACAATCAAGAATGGAACACTT AATACCAACCACCAGCCCAGACTTTCACCTCCAAATAGTAGTTCTGGGAGGTCCACGCTTCCACCAGCTTCCTCATG GGGGCATCGTGATTTGAATGCCAGGACAACAGCTAATGGGGTGACATCAACACAGTCTCAAACAAAATCAAAATCAGAGCCACAAATTAATTCATTTTCTAGTTCTTCAACTATTGCAAGTACAATAATACCTTCTTCCTGGAATGATGATACAAGTACAGCGCCAAAAATGTCTGAAGGAAGGCAAGTGTCAGAACAAGATAGTGCATCCAAAACCATAGAGCCATATAAGCCTGGTATTGTGAAGGAATCACATTCTCTATCATCACTGGACATAGACTTCTCCACAATACCTTCAGCTTGGAATGATGATGACATTGTAGTGTCAGATGACATGTCAAAAGGAAGCGAGGAAATTCAAGCTGCGAAAGAAAATGGAAAGCTAACCCATCTAGCGTCCAAGTCGCCAATATCACCTAAGAAAGACTTGACAATGAACATTACCAGCAAACATCCTTCAGATTTTGCATCAGATCTAGCAATTTCGAAATCAGATGTAAAGACTGGTGATGGTGATAGCTCAGTTGCCAAGATTACTCCTAAAAGCCCTACTTCAGCTGATGTAAACTGCCAAACTTGTCTTGCTGCTGATGAGAAAATACTAGAGGATATTGGCCCCAGGGAGACTGACATTGAGAAGCTTTCTGTTCAGATATCTTTAGTAAAGTTAAATGGCAATGATGAGGTTCATCATATGGCAGGAAATCAAAATCATCAACCAGATGCAATTCCATGCACGTCTGTTATTGTGCCCATAGGTCAGAATTTTGACAGAGGCCAATCTCATATGAAGCTTGATGAGCTCCTACATTCAGAAAATAAGGATATGGTTCTCTCTAGTCAATATGGTTCTGATAACCATCTTGATTGGACTTCAAAGCAACAAAGTTGTAGTGCTACTTCATTAAATGATATAGAAAATTCCACAGCGATCACTGACAAACTTCATAGTAGGTTGATGGATGGTTCAGACCAACCATCATATTCGTCATTTGCCGGGTTTTCTAAAACATTAGGCACTTCACTGTGGAATGATACAGAAAGTAACCCTACATTGATGATTGGTACTAGAACTTCTTCCCAGATGCAGTGTGGGTTTTCTTCAATCGATAAGCCTCGTGCCTTGTTAAATGGAGATCAAGATGGGCGAGGGACTGTATATGCACCTGGTAATGTTTCTGGACATCCTGGAATGGGAAGTCATCAGCCTGGTGCAATGGGTTCAGTAAGATCTGGTAGTGTAGGAAGTTACGACAAGACCATAAGTGTAAATAAGGATGAGAGCAGAATAATTTCTGATATGTTTTCATCAGAGTTTAATCTGTGGGATGATTCATTTTCACCTGCTAACAATTTTGTTAGGATGCTTAGAGAATCTGAAAATAATGATGTCCCTTCCACCGTGCCTTCATGGAAATCAGGATCTGGCAGCAGAGAGTCCAGATTTTCGTTTGCTAGACAGGATAACCAAGGACACTTAGATTCATCTCTCAGAAACTGTGCTAGTGatcaaaattttagtttgctaCCCCAGATTTCTCAGGGAAATTTTTACCAGAATGGCTGTGCATTCCAATCCCTGGAGAATGATCCTTCCAATAACAACTCTCTTGCTATGTCAGATATGGCAACTACTG GCTCATCAAGATCCAAAATATCTGCACCCCCAGGATTTTCAGCACCAGCAAGAGTCCCGCCTCCTGGATTTTCTTCTGGATTTCCTTCCCAGGATGGTCTGAATCCCCCTCCTGGGTTTTCCTCTGGAATTTCATCTCTGGAAGTGTCTAAGACCCCACTGAGATTGACTTCTCCATTTTCTTCTGGATTATCATCTCAGGATGGGCCTAATCCTCCTTCTAGAacgttttctgcattttcttctgGACTTTCATTACAGGATGGGCCTAACCACCCTTCTAGATTCCCTTCTGCATTTACCTCTGGATTTTCATCACGGGATGGGTCTAATCAGGTGTATGGCTCAATGTACCCAG AAACTCTTCTCCGGGATAATGCTTTAGGCGGCAACAGTAATCATTATCAAGTTCCGTTTGGTAGGCACACAAATGACATAGAATTTAATGATCCTGCCATACTGGCCGTGGGGAAAGGGCGGATGCCTGGAACTGGTGATTCAGGGCTGGAGATGAAAAGTACTCATGCTTTTCCAGCCCACTTGCAAACATCAAATAATGATCCAAGGTTTCAGTTACGGATGCAACCGAATGTGCAGTCTCATCAAAACTTGAGATTCACTGACCATATGCATGATGCCTTCAATCCTATGAACGATAATTATCTGGCATCCAGATTTTTACAGCAGAGCCATGGTCCTGTATCCCCTTATGCGCAGATGCCACAACAACCCAGAAACTCACAGCTTACAAATGGTCACTTGGATGGGTGGAGTGATTTGAGACAAGGGAATAACAACCTTATGTCAGACATGTCGAGGATGCTATATCCAAGTGAAGTGAACAACTTGCACATGCTGGGTTCAAATGATATCTATACCAGAGCCTTTGGAATGTGA
- the LOC120679198 gene encoding NEDD8-specific protease 1-like has protein sequence MGKGSRPASTSTGGEKKGEERVLSHGDVVLIRSDLAILRGPRFINDRIIAFYFAHLSAGLGDDLLLLPPSIPYLLSNLPDPASVAAVAEPLRLASRRLVLLPVNDNPDASVPEGGSHWTLLVLDNTTSPSGPRFVHHDSIRGAPNLPIASCLADALRPLLLQSDSRRGAVPVVEGPTPRQPNGYDCGVYVMAIARAICGWWKNGHGGLRGGDWFEAVRREVDADSVKAMRGELLQLITTLIQDKANASSTSEGNKTSNTD, from the coding sequence atgggcaAGGGCTCCCgccccgcctccacctccaccggcggcgagaagaagGGGGAGGAGCGGGTGCTGAGCCACGGCGACGTCGTGCTCATCCGCTCCGACCTCGCCATCCTCCGCGGGCCGCGCTTCATCAACGACCGCATCATCGCCTTCTACTTCGCCCACCTCTCCGCCGGCCTCGGCGACGacctcctcctgctcccgcCGTCCATCCCCTACCTTCTCTCCAACCTCCCCGACccggcctccgtcgccgccgtggcggaGCCGCTCCGCCTCGCCTCCCGCCGCCTCGTGCTGCTCCCCGTCAACGACAACCCCGACGCCTCCGTCCCCGAGGGCGGATCCCACTGGACCCTCCTCGTCCTCGACAACACCACCAGCCCATCCGGTCCCCGCTTCGTCCACCACGATAGCATCCGCGGCGCGCCCAACCTCCCCATCGCCAGCTGCCTCGCCGACGCGCTCCGCCCCCTGCTCCTCCAGAGCGATTCGAGGAGGGGCGCTGTGCCGGTTGTGGAGGGGCCCACCCCAAGGCAGCCCAACGGCTACGACTGCGGCGTGTACGTCATGGCCATCGCCAGGGCCATCTGTGGCTGGTGGAAGAATGGCCATGGCGGCCTCCGGGGTGGGGATTGGTTCGAGGCGGTGAGGAGGGAGGTGGACGCCGACAGTGTCAAGGCCATGAGGGGCGAGCTGCTGCAACTAATCACCACCCTCATCCAAGACAAGGCCAATGCCAGTTCAACATCCGAGGGCAACAAGACAAGCAACACTGATTGA